The Lewinellaceae bacterium genome has a segment encoding these proteins:
- a CDS encoding LysM peptidoglycan-binding domain-containing protein produces MSNIRIHIFIFISILTFSNAQASGKIQQDSIPVPYDQFTFLKAESNVITNPQFLDAFYAKLAALERGEIEQVRIVHIGDSHVQADFWTGQLRKLFQERFGYGGRGLVFPFTLAESHNPADVHTTSNATWEYRRNIYKDGPPLGIAGASIATQNPEFFIELTLGDSLSVEKFNKVTLFNSKGPTVFDFTLGQGDVSQVDVKKIPTKRQYHRVRSGETLSHLASRYGCSVSSIKRWNGLRSSRINVGQKLIVSKPIYLKNQAPEFKRFAYLANTEYPDSIFSATLFLDGPANQLVIKGERQSPTQHEIVFYGVSLENTLNPGIIYHSIGVNGATFYHYNNASGFFNQAAMLEADLVLVSLGTNESVGSGLTSENFSTEANTFFNNIHKKFPEASVLITTNPAVLKKKQENNPGNDIVKNALAKLAADHGYAIWDLQEVMGGSIKPWQNVSLAQQDGVHFTRQGYELLANLLFNAIMRNYDAGN; encoded by the coding sequence ATGAGTAATATCCGAATCCATATTTTTATCTTCATATCTATTCTTACATTTTCCAATGCCCAGGCATCAGGAAAAATACAACAGGATTCTATTCCTGTTCCGTATGACCAATTCACATTTTTGAAAGCTGAATCAAATGTAATCACCAACCCGCAATTCCTGGACGCATTTTATGCCAAACTGGCCGCACTTGAAAGAGGGGAGATCGAGCAGGTTCGTATTGTTCATATTGGAGATTCTCATGTGCAGGCAGATTTCTGGACCGGTCAGCTGCGCAAATTGTTCCAGGAAAGATTCGGTTATGGTGGGAGAGGGTTGGTATTTCCTTTTACCCTAGCTGAATCTCATAACCCTGCCGACGTTCATACCACTTCAAATGCTACGTGGGAATATCGCCGTAATATCTACAAAGACGGCCCGCCACTGGGTATTGCCGGAGCGAGCATTGCCACCCAAAATCCTGAATTTTTCATAGAATTGACATTAGGGGATTCATTGAGTGTGGAGAAATTCAACAAGGTTACCCTTTTCAACAGCAAAGGCCCCACTGTGTTTGATTTCACTCTTGGACAAGGAGATGTTAGCCAGGTTGATGTAAAAAAAATTCCCACAAAAAGACAATATCATCGGGTTCGCTCCGGGGAAACATTGTCCCATCTTGCAAGTCGTTATGGCTGTAGCGTAAGTAGTATCAAGCGTTGGAACGGACTTCGTTCCTCTCGCATCAATGTCGGGCAGAAGCTTATCGTAAGTAAACCCATTTATCTGAAAAATCAGGCACCGGAGTTTAAACGATTTGCATACCTGGCCAATACGGAATATCCTGATTCGATTTTTTCTGCCACCCTTTTTCTCGATGGCCCTGCAAACCAGCTGGTCATTAAGGGGGAAAGGCAATCCCCGACACAACATGAGATCGTTTTTTACGGGGTTTCCCTTGAAAATACATTAAATCCGGGCATAATCTATCATTCCATTGGGGTAAATGGGGCAACTTTTTACCACTATAACAATGCCTCAGGTTTTTTTAATCAGGCCGCAATGTTGGAGGCCGACCTGGTTCTGGTTTCGTTAGGCACCAATGAGTCCGTGGGCTCCGGACTGACCTCAGAGAATTTTTCCACTGAAGCCAATACATTTTTTAACAATATTCATAAGAAATTCCCTGAAGCCTCTGTTTTAATCACCACAAATCCTGCAGTATTGAAAAAGAAACAGGAAAATAATCCTGGCAATGATATCGTCAAAAATGCACTTGCCAAATTAGCAGCGGATCATGGATATGCCATTTGGGATCTTCAGGAAGTTATGGGCGGCTCCATAAAACCCTGGCAAAATGTTTCATTGGCTCAACAGGATGGAGTGCATTTTACCCGGCAAGGGTATGAATTACTGGCGAACCTATTGTTCAATGCAATAATGAGAAATTATGATGCGGGAAATTAA